Part of the Mangifera indica cultivar Alphonso chromosome 4, CATAS_Mindica_2.1, whole genome shotgun sequence genome, ACGGTTACTGTTGTTAATTTTGATCCTTTTTGAAACCTTGAACTTGGGAATCTTGTATATATTGTGAATCTTAATTTAATCTTCACATTGTGACTATATTTCCTGATTAGGGGTGGCAAACATGACTGACCTTTTTAAAATATTCCTTATAATGGAAATTCTGTGAAGCATGTGCAGGGAGATTCAACGTTATTGTTCATGACTCTGTGTAACAACTCACTTTATAACTGCTTAcattgttattgttttattcagGTAGTGAAGGATCTTATTGGATCCTATGACATTATCACTGCCACAGACAATCAAGGGAACACAGCATTACATGTGGCTGCTTACAAGGGTTACTTAGGTGTGGTAAAGGTTCTGATTGCCACATCTCCCTTGCTGATCCCTGTCACAAATAGTTATGGAGACACTTTTCTTCATATGGCAGTTGCTGGTTTCCGGACTCCTGGTTTTCGAAGAGCAGACAGGCACATTGAGCTCATGAAGCAGCTGGTATATGGCAAAATAATGGACTTGCAAGACTTAATAAATGTCAGAAACAATCATGGAAGAACCACACTGCACATGGCTGTAGGTGAGAACATTCAATCTAATCTGGTGGAACTTCTCATGACAGTGCCATCGATTAATTTGAACATCCAGGATGGTGATGGAATGACCCCATTAGATCTGCTCAAGCAACATCCAAGATCAGCATgttctgaaattttaatcaaacagtTGATTTCAGCTGGAGGAATCTCCAATTGTCAGGATAATGTGACTAGACATGCCATTGTTTCACATCTGAAAGGACAGGGTATAGGTAGCAGTCCTGGATCTTCTTTTAGGATCCCTGATGCAGAGATATTCTTGTATGCAGGTTTTGAGAATTCATCGGATGCTAGTTGTGATGCAGCAAGTGTAGAGTACAGTTCATGCCGTAGTGAACTAAGCGATTATGACTCAAGTAATTCATTGAATTATAAGAAGTTGAGTTCTATTAGTCATGCTGCAAGGCGCCTAAAGTTTCTTCTTCAGTGgccaaagaaaaaagagagaaaaattgcTAGCTCAGAGATGGGAGTTGATGATCCTTTTGAGGCCTCCAGTGTGGATCAATTTTGGGAAAACAGTCCCATTCCACTTCGACAGAAGTATTCAAAATCTGTGTCTTTTCCCAACTGCAAAAGGGATTTTTCTTTGAGAAGTGACTTACCAAGTCCATCTGTTAAAAAGAAATTCACAGCAGGGCTAACACATGGTGTGATTCAAGCATTGCCACATTTACTTCTTCCAGTTCATTCATCTTCAAGTCCTTTATCAGGGTCATCAATGTCTTCACCTTCTGCAATGGATAAAGAAAAGGGTGTCGATATTTCAGAACCCTCTTGCTCAAATCAGCCATTGGATCGTAAAATGCCTCAAATGCACCAAAAACAGATTTCCTTGAATAAGAAGTTGATGAATCAATATTTCTGTGTTGGTGCACAAGGCCTAGGAGTGGAAGTTCCAAGTAGCTTCATGAGGCCAGACAGAAGTTACAAGCATGTCAGCTCTTTAGTTGCTTGATCTAAATATgtcaaaggtttttttttttttcttttttttttttcaacgaAACTATTAACATCCTGTTTTATGAATCCAAGTCAGATAGTTTTGTGTGTAATTTTTAATGGGATGCTAAGAAAAACATGGGCTTGTGGAATATGCATAAGACTTACAATAATTGTATCTATCTGTTTGGTTTCTCTAAGTTACATAAAATTCTCAATCTGAGACAACTTTTTTTCTTCTGAAATCTTTCGAACCACTTTGCAGTTCTGATTATGCTTTAGTGGGGATAAAGTACCCAGTTTGTGACACTGAAAATTTGGCGTCGACAGTTCGGAAATTTGAAGTTTTACAAGAAGCATACAACAGGATTGGCTTTGCTTTAcaaaaactgttatttaatctTGAGATTTTCATCCTATCTGGCTAGGCATTTTGTTGCATCATCTAAACGTAGAACAGTTCCTCTGCATGTCAAATGAGCTCGGTTGCAGCTTTATTTAATCCTTTAAggggcgtttgatttgggtaatgtttgattactaaaatagaaagattaccttgaagatagattacttagaagattactgggtgaaataattactatgtttgataaaatttgatagatgtaaataattattgtgtttggttaaaaataataaaagattactagtaaattttttacttaaatgcgcttgaatataattatttttaattattttttatattatttgtcatattaattaaaaataaatttatttttatttcaaaaaattaataaataataatttttctataataaactcaatattatcccaataatctttaaatacctaagatgaagatggaaatcagattaccacctatattacctgtcacgtcagtattggtaatagaatattactgtaatattttattactgacaaaccaaacaagggaataaaagatagattaccaaggtaattttaaaatctctcaaccaaacgcacccttaagGATATCTGAACAGCTTTGAACAGTTCTCTGCTTGTCAAATGAACAGTTTTGAGTAACTAATCACGTATACAAACAaagtgtcatcatgtaattagatgttactttattcataatttaaaatcatccaatcatatgatgatacatcatctgaatacctaattgaatattttaaatttagtatattttattgattttcaaaACCTTTTATCTAATTCTGAACCTGTTATGAAAGAAAACTTGTTCATCTTTCCAAGTTAGAAGCTAATGAGAGATCATCTAATTGTGGCATGAGCAAAATTTGATCCACGCCAATGAAGACTTGGTAAAACTAACACTGGACTCTATGATTAtgacacaatttttttttaataattagagattttgttcatttttattaGATGAGTAAATTGAGATCATACTGACCAAACTCATAACTTAAGTTaaagtttcataaatataataaagactATTATGCCACAGTTTTTCACGAATCAATTACTTATTTGCATCCTAATCCTCTTAATCAATTACAAACTTCTTTATGTCCAAGCCACACTTGATTAACGAGACTCCAAATTGCCTTATTAGTTGTTAACACGAACTCACAACAAAGGTCAAAAGTCTTCACATTCCATTTCATAGTACATGAGATCAACAAAGGTCTTCATATTCCGTTTCATAGCATGTGAGATGACACTTCGAATTTGTAGTTTccttaacaataaaattacatataccCATTTTacgtacacaaatatatacatatttatatttattattatataattaaataattttaaattaaagataaaattatatctaattatgtaatgatatatataaatatgtatataattatttattcaaaataaatacacataaaattactctttaattaaacctaataaacataattaaaggGTGAGTTTGGTTgaataatactttattattaaaaataaaataaattattataaaaataaattatctcaaAGATTATTATCTCTAGTTGacagtaatatttgattaaattatctcaaagatttttttttttaaaattatcatcttaatagcaatatattttttaaaatattttgtatgatatattgttattttaattaaaaaaactttgtcttataatataataaaaataaaaataaaaatagaaactatttattataatatttcactTAACAAACGACGGTTCCTCATGTAACATCCTGATTTTTTGTCCTCAATGAACGAAAAGCAATCACAGCCAAGAGATCGaagcaatattttttttcccctgATAGTAGTCAAtacgaaaaagaaaatttctggTAGTGTTCCTT contains:
- the LOC123214919 gene encoding uncharacterized protein LOC123214919 isoform X2, with the translated sequence MPPSYFPLRWESTGDQWWYASPIDFAAANGHYELVRELLHLDPNLLFKLTSLRRIRRLETVWDDEEQFDDVARCRSHVARKLLLDNETKRSHNSLIRAGYGGWLIYTAASAGDVSFVKELLERDPLLVFGEGEYGVTDVLYAAARSKNSEVFRLVFDCANCVSQGELSENQSAYKWEMMNRAVHAAARGGNLEILKELLGDGADVLVFRDAKGSTILHSASGRGQVEVVKDLIGSYDIITATDNQGNTALHVAAYKGYLGVVKVLIATSPLLIPVTNSYGDTFLHMAVAGFRTPGFRRADRHIELMKQLVYGKIMDLQDLINVRNNHGRTTLHMAVGFENSSDASCDAASVEYSSCRSELSDYDSSNSLNYKKLSSISHAARRLKFLLQWPKKKERKIASSEMGVDDPFEASSVDQFWENSPIPLRQKYSKSVSFPNCKRDFSLRSDLPSPSVKKKFTAGLTHGVIQALPHLLLPVHSSSSPLSGSSMSSPSAMDKEKGVDISEPSCSNQPLDRKMPQMHQKQISLNKKLMNQYFCVGAQGLGVEVPSSFMRPDRSYKHVSSLVA
- the LOC123214919 gene encoding uncharacterized protein LOC123214919 isoform X1, which codes for MPPSYFPLRWESTGDQWWYASPIDFAAANGHYELVRELLHLDPNLLFKLTSLRRIRRLETVWDDEEQFDDVARCRSHVARKLLLDNETKRSHNSLIRAGYGGWLIYTAASAGDVSFVKELLERDPLLVFGEGEYGVTDVLYAAARSKNSEVFRLVFDCANCVSQGELSENQSAYKWEMMNRAVHAAARGGNLEILKELLGDGADVLVFRDAKGSTILHSASGRGQVEVVKDLIGSYDIITATDNQGNTALHVAAYKGYLGVVKVLIATSPLLIPVTNSYGDTFLHMAVAGFRTPGFRRADRHIELMKQLVYGKIMDLQDLINVRNNHGRTTLHMAVGENIQSNLVELLMTVPSINLNIQDGDGMTPLDLLKQHPRSACSEILIKQLISAGGISNCQDNVTRHAIVSHLKGQGIGSSPGSSFRIPDAEIFLYAGFENSSDASCDAASVEYSSCRSELSDYDSSNSLNYKKLSSISHAARRLKFLLQWPKKKERKIASSEMGVDDPFEASSVDQFWENSPIPLRQKYSKSVSFPNCKRDFSLRSDLPSPSVKKKFTAGLTHGVIQALPHLLLPVHSSSSPLSGSSMSSPSAMDKEKGVDISEPSCSNQPLDRKMPQMHQKQISLNKKLMNQYFCVGAQGLGVEVPSSFMRPDRSYKHVSSLVA